A DNA window from SAR202 cluster bacterium contains the following coding sequences:
- a CDS encoding SDR family oxidoreductase codes for MRPVLILGATSTIARHAALALAKRGHTIYLAGRNRDELARIAADINTRTGMPVATGRFEAGEFEGHAALLEDVLQQMGGLYGVVYAAGYQGVPHASADLRAKDAATIMSSNLTGAVSILERCAAYLERQRSGFILGISSVAGDRGRQSNYIYGASKSGLHTYLQGLRHRMAKSGVRVVSIKPGFVDTPMTAGMKKGLLMASPAKVGERIARATEKGPTTAYVPFFWRFIMLIIRNIPERIFHKTKL; via the coding sequence GTGCGCCCCGTCCTCATCCTCGGCGCTACCTCCACCATCGCCAGGCACGCCGCACTGGCGCTGGCGAAGCGCGGCCACACCATCTACCTTGCGGGCAGGAATAGGGATGAGCTTGCGCGCATCGCAGCGGATATCAACACCCGCACCGGCATGCCCGTCGCCACGGGCCGGTTCGAAGCGGGGGAGTTCGAGGGCCACGCCGCTCTCCTGGAAGACGTCCTCCAGCAGATGGGCGGCCTATACGGCGTCGTCTACGCAGCCGGATACCAGGGAGTCCCCCACGCCTCCGCAGACCTGCGCGCGAAGGACGCTGCCACGATCATGTCCAGCAACCTGACGGGCGCGGTCTCCATCCTGGAGCGCTGCGCAGCGTACCTGGAGCGACAGCGGTCCGGCTTCATCCTCGGCATCTCCTCCGTCGCAGGCGACCGCGGCCGCCAGTCCAACTATATATACGGCGCGTCCAAGTCCGGCCTCCACACCTACCTCCAGGGCCTCCGCCACCGCATGGCAAAGTCCGGCGTGCGCGTCGTCTCCATCAAGCCGGGCTTCGTGGACACCCCCATGACCGCCGGCATGAAGAAAGGCCTCCTCATGGCCTCTCCGGCAAAGGTCGGCGAGCGCATAGCCCGCGCCACTGAAAAGGGCCCTACCACAGCCTACGTCCCCTTCTTCTGGCGCTTCATCATGCTCATCATCCGCAACATCCCTGAGCGCATCTTCCACAAGACGAAGCTGTAG
- a CDS encoding FAD-binding oxidoreductase: MPSDSPKPVPLAGWGRYPRSQAVALRPERMGELRLPVGQVIARGQGRSYGDAALNAGRTVVLTERLNRMVSFDAATGVLRAEAGVTLGDILTTFVPRGWFLPVTPGTKYVSLGGAVACDVHGKNHHKEGGFGEYTRELLMMLADGSTVTCSPDRDPELFWATVGGMGLTGVILEVTVRLNPIRSAQIRASNHPVHNLQEALRLMSDPATDDDYSVCWLDTTRTGRSMGKGVLIVGHHAPQHPAPSTQHPPSPLPPHRRDAPRIPVLAPVPLLNRPAVRAFNIWYDAMNKAKGDYLCHYDPFFYPLDFVGGWNLLYGPGGLLQYQIVVPDRDAEAVLRDVLARLQRAGMVSFLTVLKRMGPEGRGYLSFPKEGWTLTLDMPIGKNKSLFAALDDVDRELVKIGGRVYLAKDSRLKPEAFAAMYPRLDAFRAVKRRVDPEGVFTSDLSRRLAI, encoded by the coding sequence ATGCCCTCCGACTCTCCCAAACCGGTGCCGCTCGCCGGCTGGGGCCGCTACCCGCGGTCGCAGGCCGTCGCGCTGCGCCCGGAGCGCATGGGCGAGCTGCGGCTCCCCGTCGGCCAGGTCATCGCCAGAGGGCAGGGGAGGTCTTACGGCGACGCCGCCCTTAACGCAGGCCGCACCGTGGTCCTCACCGAGCGCCTCAACCGCATGGTCTCGTTCGACGCCGCCACGGGCGTCCTCCGCGCCGAGGCCGGCGTTACGCTGGGGGACATCCTCACAACTTTCGTCCCTCGCGGCTGGTTCCTACCCGTCACGCCCGGCACCAAGTACGTTTCCCTCGGCGGCGCGGTCGCCTGCGACGTCCACGGCAAGAACCACCACAAGGAGGGCGGCTTCGGCGAATACACGCGCGAGCTGCTCATGATGCTCGCGGACGGGTCCACCGTGACCTGCTCCCCCGACCGCGACCCGGAGCTCTTCTGGGCCACCGTCGGCGGCATGGGCCTCACCGGCGTCATACTCGAGGTGACCGTCCGCCTGAATCCCATTCGCTCCGCCCAGATACGCGCCAGCAACCACCCGGTGCATAACCTCCAGGAGGCCTTGCGCCTGATGTCCGACCCTGCCACGGACGACGACTACTCGGTCTGCTGGCTGGACACCACCCGCACCGGCCGGTCCATGGGCAAAGGCGTCCTCATCGTCGGTCACCACGCTCCCCAGCACCCAGCACCCAGCACCCAGCACCCCCCATCCCCACTCCCCCCCCACCGCCGCGACGCCCCCCGCATCCCCGTCCTCGCGCCCGTGCCCCTCCTGAACCGGCCCGCGGTGCGCGCCTTCAACATCTGGTACGATGCGATGAACAAAGCCAAGGGTGACTATCTCTGTCACTACGATCCTTTCTTCTACCCCCTGGACTTCGTCGGCGGCTGGAACTTGCTGTACGGCCCCGGCGGCCTGCTCCAGTACCAGATCGTCGTCCCCGACCGCGACGCCGAAGCCGTCCTGCGAGATGTTCTTGCCCGCCTCCAGCGTGCTGGAATGGTCTCGTTCCTCACGGTCCTCAAGCGCATGGGACCCGAGGGCAGGGGATACCTGTCGTTTCCGAAAGAGGGCTGGACGCTCACCCTCGATATGCCCATTGGCAAAAACAAGTCGCTCTTCGCGGCGCTGGACGATGTCGACCGCGAGCTCGTAAAGATCGGCGGCCGAGTCTACCTCGCCAAGGACAGCCGCCTGAAGCCGGAGGCCTTCGCCGCCATGTACCCGCGCCTTGACGCCTTCCGCGCCGTCAAGCGCCGGGTAGACCCTGAAGGCGTCTTCACCTCCGACCTCTCGCGCCGCCTGGCCATATGA
- a CDS encoding PIG-L family deacetylase: MAEDVTSGFSRAMVVTAHPDDAEFGCSGTVAKLCARGWEVSYVICTDGSKGTSRKDLTSEQIAAIRREEQLNAAKVLGLKGVACLDYPDAYLQPTLDLRKDIAREIRRYKPDILITMYPMRNLDGGWGFGHPDHIASGEAAMAAVFPTARDHLTFPELIQQGFEPHKVAEVWIMGHPNPDHWEDVTSSIETSLKALMAHASQIDRTEDEMRTFMQDWRRRIAEGKGMQYAEAFKRIIVERPRGATPTVPARVDSSGM; this comes from the coding sequence ATGGCAGAGGACGTAACAAGCGGCTTCAGCAGGGCGATGGTTGTCACGGCCCACCCGGACGACGCGGAGTTCGGGTGCTCCGGCACCGTCGCGAAGCTGTGCGCGCGGGGGTGGGAGGTCTCCTACGTTATCTGCACGGACGGCAGCAAGGGCACGAGCCGCAAGGACCTTACCTCGGAGCAGATCGCCGCAATCCGCCGCGAGGAGCAGCTCAACGCCGCGAAGGTACTCGGCCTGAAGGGCGTCGCGTGCCTGGACTACCCGGACGCCTACCTGCAGCCCACGCTGGACCTCCGCAAGGACATCGCCCGGGAGATCCGCCGCTACAAGCCGGACATCCTGATCACCATGTACCCCATGCGCAACCTGGACGGCGGCTGGGGTTTCGGCCACCCGGACCACATCGCCTCCGGAGAGGCCGCTATGGCCGCGGTCTTCCCCACGGCGCGCGACCACCTCACCTTCCCCGAGCTCATCCAGCAGGGCTTCGAGCCTCACAAGGTCGCGGAGGTCTGGATCATGGGCCACCCGAACCCGGACCACTGGGAGGACGTGACATCGTCCATCGAAACGTCCCTCAAGGCGCTCATGGCCCACGCCTCGCAGATCGACCGCACCGAGGACGAGATGCGCACGTTCATGCAGGACTGGCGCCGCCGGATCGCGGAAGGGAAGGGGATGCAGTACGCGGAGGCCTTCAAGCGCATCATCGTGGAGCGCCCCCGCGGCGCCACACCCACCGTCCCCGCCCGCGTAGACAGCTCCGGAATGTGA
- a CDS encoding FAD-dependent oxidoreductase produces the protein MENADVVVVGGGLAGLSCAMELTLAGRGVVLLEEREVLGGRTSSWEDGGMEVESGLHRMIGYYKELPRLLRLAGIDVNDIVHWEDEFEVRLPDGTPPAVMGASPLFRPLKTVGSAIGNNDFLSPMDKAGLARFFTAGLLQFAGDAESLDLQTVGQHARANGVSEEAIGRMLVPLTTGLFFISPDEYSAYAFFGLLAPGIRRFHRIRVGAFTGGMTDVMADPIAGAVRAKGGSVETGAPVDGLLMDGYRVNGVTIAGRELRARHVVLATGLGPAQDLLKGPFGEDAWFGPMLRLPTMPAVTAQFELDSPALPVDRTTFGPGTVLASFSEQSRTTFSNRPGRLSVILARQDEFINVKASRIVEKVVEDAAKLGMDIRPHITDYRVTRLPRDFYSLRPGNNRMRPRQATPIPGLTLAGDYTRQPMLATMEGAVISGRLAAEAVLKAG, from the coding sequence ATGGAGAACGCTGACGTTGTGGTTGTGGGCGGCGGTCTGGCCGGGCTGAGCTGCGCGATGGAGCTTACCCTCGCAGGGCGCGGCGTTGTGCTGCTGGAGGAGCGCGAGGTGCTCGGTGGGCGCACATCGTCCTGGGAAGACGGCGGCATGGAGGTGGAGTCCGGGCTGCATCGCATGATCGGCTACTACAAAGAGCTGCCGCGACTCCTTCGCCTGGCCGGCATAGACGTCAACGATATTGTCCACTGGGAGGACGAGTTTGAGGTGCGGCTTCCGGACGGCACGCCGCCGGCGGTTATGGGCGCATCACCCCTCTTTCGCCCGCTCAAGACGGTGGGGAGCGCAATCGGCAACAACGACTTCCTCTCCCCCATGGACAAGGCTGGCCTTGCCCGGTTCTTCACGGCAGGCCTGCTCCAGTTCGCCGGCGACGCCGAGTCGCTGGACCTGCAGACTGTGGGGCAGCATGCCCGCGCGAACGGCGTGTCCGAGGAGGCCATTGGGCGGATGCTGGTGCCGCTGACGACCGGCCTGTTCTTCATATCCCCGGACGAGTACTCCGCGTACGCATTCTTCGGCCTGTTGGCGCCGGGGATACGGCGCTTCCACCGGATTCGCGTCGGCGCGTTCACAGGCGGCATGACGGACGTAATGGCGGACCCCATCGCCGGCGCGGTCAGGGCCAAAGGCGGATCGGTGGAGACAGGCGCGCCGGTGGACGGTCTGCTGATGGACGGCTACCGCGTGAACGGAGTTACGATCGCCGGGCGCGAGCTGCGGGCGCGGCACGTGGTGCTCGCCACCGGGCTGGGGCCTGCGCAGGACCTGCTGAAGGGGCCTTTCGGTGAAGACGCCTGGTTCGGACCCATGCTGCGCCTGCCGACGATGCCTGCAGTCACGGCGCAATTCGAGCTCGACAGCCCTGCCCTGCCCGTGGACCGCACCACCTTCGGACCCGGCACCGTGCTGGCGAGCTTCTCCGAGCAGTCGAGGACGACGTTCTCCAACAGGCCCGGCAGGCTGTCAGTTATCCTTGCTCGTCAGGACGAATTCATCAACGTGAAGGCGTCCCGGATTGTGGAAAAGGTAGTTGAGGATGCCGCGAAGCTGGGGATGGACATCCGTCCGCACATCACGGACTACAGGGTGACCCGCCTGCCCAGAGACTTTTACTCGCTGAGGCCCGGGAACAACAGGATGCGGCCCCGGCAGGCGACGCCCATCCCCGGGCTGACACTCGCTGGCGACTACACGCGACAGCCCATGCTGGCCACGATGGAGGGCGCCGTGATATCCGGGCGGCTTGCGGCGGAGGCGGTGCTGAAGGCGGGTTAG